The following are encoded together in the Cheilinus undulatus linkage group 3, ASM1832078v1, whole genome shotgun sequence genome:
- the tbc1d20 gene encoding TBC1 domain family member 20 yields MKSSRSSGASSPVNGKQDWDTKRKRKIADITQALSVSPVDVAALRRMAISEGGLLTDEIRCQVWPRLLNVPPSVLEQEPEKVERENNKDYNQVLLDVQRSLRRFPPGMPDEQREGLQEELIDIILVVLKRNPQLHYYQGYHDIVVTFLLVLGERLATALVEKLSTHHLRDFMDPTMDNTKHILNYLMPIIERVNPEVHDFMQQAEVGTVFALSWLITWFGHVLSDFRHVVRLYDFFLACHPLMPIYFAAVIVLYREEEVLECECDMAMVHHLLSQIPQDLPYETLISRAGDLFVQFPPSELAKEAASHESMASSTFKDFDLASTQQRPDSVLRRRRRQKQAALESSAAAASSVVAVAQPSAARRFVRLAVMGLTVALGAAALAVVNTALEWAPKLDLFP; encoded by the exons ATGAAGAGCTCGAGAAGTAGTGGTGCTTCGTCACCCGTGAATGGGAAACAAG ACTGGGACACTAAACGGAAGAGGAAAATTGCCGACATCACACAGGCCCTCAGTGTGAGTCCAGTGGATGTGGCAGCTCTgaggaggatggccatcagcgAAGGTGGACTGCTGACTGATGAGATACGCTGTCAAGTCTGGCCTCGGCTTCTCAATGTCCCTCCTAGTGTCCTGGAGCAAGAGCCAG AAAAGGTAGAGCGGGAGAATAACAAAGACTACAACCAGGTGCTGCTTGATGTCCAGCGCTCACTGCGGAGGTTCCCACCTG GAATGCCAGATGAGCAGAGGGAGGGTCTCCAGGAAGAGCTCATTGACATCATACTTGTAGTTTTAAAACGTAATCCACAGCTGCACTACTATCAAGGATACCATGACATAGTTGTCACCTTCCTTTTAGTCCTGGGGGAGCGACTCGCAACGGCTCTTGTTGAAAAGCTCTCCACTCATCATCTCAG GGACTTCATGGATCCTACCATGGACAACACAAAACACATACTCAACTATTTGATGCCCATCATTGAGAGGGTCAACCCAGAGGTGCATGACTTCATGCAACA GGCTGAGGTGGGTACAGTCTTTGCTCTCAGTTGGCTGATCACCTGGTTTGGTCATGTCCTGTCAGACTTCCGCCACGTTGTCCGGTTGTATGACTTCTTCCTTGCTTGCCACCCATTGATGCCCATCTACTTTGCTGCTGTG ATCGTACTGTACAGAGAAGAGGAGGTGTTGGAGTGTGAATGCGACATGGCCATGGTTCATCACCTGCTGTCTCAGATTCCCCAGGATCTGCCCTATGAGACTCTCATCAGCAGAGCAGGAGACCTCTTCGTCCAGTTCCCTCCCTCTGAACTGGCTAAAGAGGCTGCCTCCCATGAAAG cATGGCTTCCTCCACCTTTAAGGATTTTGACCTCGCCTCCACCCAGCAGCGGCCGGACTCAGTCCTTCGTCGACGCCGCAGACAGAAACAGGCTGCGCTGGAGAGCTCGGCAGCAGCGGCAAGCTCGGTGGTCGCAGTGGCCCAGCCTTCAGCAGCACGCCGGTTTGTCCGACTCGCTGTCATGGGCCTGACGGTGGCATTGGGGGCAGCAGCTCTGGCGGTGGTCAACACTGCCCTAGAGTGGGCCCCAAAACTGGATTTGTTTCCTTGA